ttatattttttattgaatttctactgaaaaataattaccacCGTTGCACTGCACCAAATTCTGATATCGATACAACAAGATAAGTTGGCTGCAGGTGAACGTCTGGTGTTGACAAATGACAGTTATCATCGGAAGGCATTCCGAACGAGAGAGTTCTAATGTTTGAGTTTTGAGTGCTATTTATTAGAGAATTATTGGTTTAAATCAAAggtaatattaaatatagtgcgattaattgatttttaatcttattgGTTTGAACCGAGACAGTTCTATTCATAAATACGTCGACAAAACTGTGCGTAGGTATAGCTATTAGACTTTATTATGCACAAAGTCAATAGTTAGTTGCGCCTGTcctgaatatttattatatttagtttaagtTACAGTTGTTCCCACCTTTTCCTTTAAATTCCTGTATTAGACTAAATTCGCAGCCACGTTGACGATTTATGTCGGCGTTTTTTTTGGCATTGCCTGGTAAGACATTACCGCTACTTAATATGACTTTAAGACGATATTTTATTTGACCCTGTACTTTGTcctagtaaataaaacataattatttatattgtgagTTATATGACTGTCTTTGAACACATATTTGAAAGATATTTCCAtagtataggtacctatttctatctatacttatttaatcttttattaaagTGAGAAGgatttgactatttttttgGCAGCTgaattaaaacctatttctgccTTCCTGCTTAAGGAACCTTTCTATTATTATAGTAAAGTGATTCATTTGATTTTGTGTTGTGTATAGTATTTATAACTCTAGGCTTACAGTGTTTGATATACAGCCATGTGCatactttaaacaaataatttaaataaataataacttcttgGAAGAAGAGAATGAGTGAAAAAGAACATGTTACTCATGGTCCagtcaaatataataatcttttatCTTCATTGAACAATGCAAGCCTAAGCCTGTAAGGCTTAaatgtaattagtttttttccacttaaattcacatttaactttaaatgtttttttttatgaaaattatctTTATAGACATAGtatcttaaagaaaaacattactttCTTAGTAAAATCCTTTGCtgtgataacaatattttttacaaagctTTAGCATTTagataacaaaatttattaataaagttcttATCTATGTTACTTAAGCAGGCAAATGTTACTAAGTGGCCACATTAgtataatcaatcaatcaatattgTTGTAACTTATTGACTTTTAATGTTATACCTTGTTATCTCAAGTTTATCTTTTCAGAAGTCCGGAGTGCAAAATGgggtttatatttaattttataaaaaaaataataaagacaactttaaagttatctttatattttgtgatatttgttACTGCCATTGTACTTATCCCTAATTTACCACCATACACAAAATTCACCAGCATTGAGtaagtaacttaaatataataatatgtgtattaCAATGATCTGTTAGAACTGTCACAAAGTAAACTTTAACTTCTTAACTGTACCtatgtacaatttaaaatgattaatttttctAGATTAACCCCCTTACAACCAAGGGTTGGCCCTCTGGCTCCAAATAGTGCCTTAAATAATGCAGAAAGGTCATTCAAAGGCAAGTTTTTGGGACCGGAAGCCTTCCAAGTGTCAAATGGTGAACTGTACACAAGTCTTGCTACTGGAGAAATTGTGAAGATATCCCCTGGAGGCCATGTTACTTTTGTAACTAAGATAGGACAGCCATGCAGTGagtcttttattattatgtttgtaaaatagcTGTGATTCTTATTGCATAATCTAGTGTGAAAACTACAGGCATAAAGTAAATTCAATAACCCATATTATTTCTCATATccctatttacaaataattaatttctctgttttttttattaattaagttccTACATGTGCTTTGTGTATGAGGATAAGAAAGGaaggttgtttttcaattattttatttcttttagctGGGTTAGTACATGAACATATCTGTGGAAGACCCCTAGGTTTTCAGATTGATGAAGCTGGCAAGTTCATGTATGTAGCTGATGCGTACCATGGTATCTGGAAGGTAGATCTGAAGACTGACAAGAAACAGTTGCTAGTGTCTCCAACTGCAGAGATTGAGAAACGCACACCAAAACTGTTTAACTCCTTGGCACTGGGAAAGAATGGAGACTTCTACTGGACTGACTCTACCAGTGACTTCCATCTGAAGGATGGTGTACTCAGCTTGTTCGCCGACCCGTCAGGAAGGTGggattatacatattaatattatattcatgtcctttattcaaatttctcataattaacatttcatgtattttaaaaacatcttaaagatatttattacaCAGATATATATACCCagccaaatattttaaacaatgtttatttttagattgttcTATTATGATGCAGCTAAGAACACCAGCAAAGTACTACTCGACGATCTATGGTTTCCGAATGGTGTAGTTTTGTCTCCTAACAACGATTTCGTGGTTTTCACCGAGACTTCTCGCTTCAGAATTATGAAGTACTATATTGCAGGCCCAAAAAAAGGGCAATCTGAAGTTTTCGTTGATGGATTACCaggtaattgaattattttcatttattgctATTTCTATTTAGTAATATACATTATTCACTTCATATAAATATCATTTAGTAAACACTTTTATAACCAGTGTTAGGACACACAAAAAGTTTCTTAATCATATAAACTTGGATCATTCCTACTATCAGCACTAGAGTTATTTGGAAAGCTGACCACGCGTCGACGATAAAGGTGTCTTCGAAGGCCATGTAACTGTCGCGCGACTTAGTGGCCGCGTATATGTCTAGCAGGCGCCGCGACTTTACCACGTGGGACAATGTCAGCGACAGCGAGTCCGCTATGTTCGCCACTTTCAAGAAATACTTTTCTCCATGTTCATCGACTCCTTCCCACTCCAGCTCTTCCCCCTGTTCCTCTCCATTGGTGTCCACAGTCGTCACCTCCGCCTCACCGTCGTGCTCTGGAATCTTATCTTCTAAAAGGATATATATAAACACGAGTTTAGAATTCATCAAACTGTATGTGTTGTCCAAGCAGAATGAGTAGTCTCCGCCAACTATTAGGTCCATTATGATGGAGTTTTCTGGACTCTTGTAATGCGAAACGATTGTAACGTTGTTTGGGTCGATGACTTGAAAGGATATATCTAAGTCGCCGTGTTGTCCATCGAGTACCTGGAAGTACACTTCCATCATTTGTCCTGCTTTTCCGGTTTCGTAGAGGCATGTTTTTGATCCTGGCTCTATTCTAATGTTGACGTCACTCACGTAAATACTTTGAGCGGAACATTGTGTGtaaaaaatagttgtaaataaaaggATGGCGAAAAAAGACATGACTACCTCAGTCAACGGCAAAGTACTAATGTTATGATACGAATAAGTATGCTCGAAAAAGCAGTAGTTTTATTTGCACAGATGTCGAATGAACATTAGTGTTCATTGCGTCATATTTACAGAGACGCATTGAATTCTGAagattaataacaatattgtgaGCAGGTGTACCGGACAACGTGCGCGTGCTTCCCGATGGCTCGGGCGTCCTCGTGGGGCTGTACATGGTGTACGATGAAGGGCACCCTATCCTCCTGCGGTCGCTGAGCGCCACTCCCGCCGTCAGGAAATTCGTTGCCCGCTTACATCGACTCATAGAAATTCCCTTCGAACAACTCAACAAGCTGTATCCACACATAATTTTCGAAGAAATAGTGTATTACgttagtatattttaatatatttcaaaataaaatacaacagaaaataaaattactactcATCTACTACATTTacctacaattttatttaaatcttgatGGTAggttcatattataaataatatactttataacTTATTCCTATTTTGCAGATTGGACATTTCAAAAGCCTGGCAGCGTTTAGTCCAGGCATGGCTGGTTTACTCCAAATAGACTGGAATGGAAACATTGTAGCAGGATACTACAATACCGACGGCACTTTAGGACATATTAGTGACGCTATTGTTTACAATGACAAACTGTACACAGGCTGTCCACATTTACAAGACTTTCTTGGAACAGTTCCAGTTCCACCACTTTTAAAGAAAGCATTCGAAACTACGAAAACCGCTCCTAAAGTTGAATCTAAGCCACTAAAAGCCAAGCCTGTTGACCAACCACCAAAACCGAAAGCTGAAGAAACACGTAAGGTTGAGCAACCCAAAACCCAGCCTAAGCCTAAGGTAGAAGAAAAACCCAAGGATGAATCCAAACCGAAACAAGAAAAACCAGTTGAAACTAAaccaaaacaagaaaaaccTAAAGAACAAAGACCTGTGGAAACTAAACCTAAAGAACAACCCAAAGCACCCAGGCCTGTTGAACAAGTAAAGCCAAAAGTGGAAGAGAAAAAGGAGGCACCTAAAGTCACAAAACCCGCCGCAAGTTCACCCAAACCAGCCCAACAGCCTAAGCCTGTCGAACCTGCCAAACCGGTAGAAAAAGCAGCTCCTCCAGCTCCACCACCGCCCAAACCAACTCCGCCTCCCGCGAAAGCAGAACCCGCTAAAGTTAAGCCAGTTCAAAGCCAACCCAAGCCGTCCACTCCTAAACCCGAAGTAAAAACTACGACTGCTAAACCAACTGAGAAACCTACGGCCCCTCCCCAGAAAGCGCCACCAAAAGAACCGAAAAAGGAAGCAACTAAGGTGAAATCAGAAGCCCCTAAACCTGTTGAAAACATACCCAAACCAATAAATGAGGAAATCCCGTCCGACACCATCAAGCCTACCAAGGAATCCCTGAGAGTGATTAAAAAGGGTGGTCCCACTGAGATCCCGGTACCCAATCAGTAAGTATAAGATATGGTTGTGGTTAATTTAGTAGTTTGAAGATCTCTTTGAAGGAACAAATTATGAAGGAAAAAGAAAAcccattgtttttatattgattttttttaaagatctgCAGACTGCATTTATTTGCTTGTGATTAGTGGTATTATTGTCTTAGAATATTTTACCCCTCCAATGTCATTCCATTATAATTCCTTTTTAGCAGTGTGCAGCTACTTTGtctttgttataaaaatcgAACCCAAGGGgtagttttacattttatagcgcaccaatataattttagtatgtaAAATCTTTGTAGTTAAATTAAGCATTCCTATTTACGAATATCATTGGAATCCATCTATTTATTTCATGATTATGAGAGTTTgttgaaattgttaaaatttatcGTGTTGGaccaatctttttttaatatatctaatatttatttgtccGAAACTAAGGATGTTGAaagcatatttattattttgtaaccagTATATTTCAACACAAGTAAAAAGAGCTCTACTGGACAGTAAAATCACACGACGCCGATCGTTATATTTATTCCTATTTCACGCATTGTACCCGTAAGACCGCCAAAGCTCTTTTTACATGCATTGAGCTATATAGgtctgaatatattttattgtgtttagaAACAATTGTTTTAGTGGAAAAATGTACCTTATGACCTCACTCGTTACACATTGTGCCGTTAATTGTTACTTATATTTGTTAGTTACCAGTCACCAGTTAGTGCAATATTAagaattatacttatttacatcGATCCAACATAAATCTCCTGCCATGTCGATATTTATGatagacaaatatatttattacttcacataaacattatttttatgcacgAATGTTAAAGATGTGAAAAATTAAGTGAACTACAAATTTGAATGTTTCTAATACCGGTGTCTTATTTTTTCTAggatatattttaaagtatgttttagGCATAGAAAAGTTACAAAGTACACTAAATCGTTGTTGCAtccaatttttacaaataaaactgagCAATATTTGTCGTGTaagcaataaagtatatttttattacatgtacatttatatattaaaacattttaatatttgatggtTATTTCACTATATCATTGGCCTTTATTCTttcaaacacaaattatttgttcttcattattttgttgCCCTGTCTCGGGTGGACGGTATGAGCGTGAATAACGTGGTAAAGTATTCTGCTACAGCATGTTATTACCTAAAGATGTTAATTCTAAAGAATATAAAACAGCTTGCATCATAGCACCGAATGCCGCGGCGTTATATGCATAATTATGTACATCCTGCCTGTGTATTAGTACCCCTCTTACACAAAAAGACGTTTATAATTATTCAGTGCACTCCTATCCATTCACTgatcgtatttattttatcttccaaATGCCGCTTTACTCAGTATTAGGGAAAGTTTCTAACGAATAAATCAGCTACCATCATCATAAtgttagaaaacaaaaaaaaaacattttcaattttattttactttactttgtcgacgaaaatattatgaataatatgtTTACATTAATAGTTGTTTAACAAAGATCACAACAAAAGTTATGGCTCTTTACATACGGTGGCAATTGGCAAGAGAgcataataatgattattaacaTGATGCAAAGTACATAACACATAACTTAATTAATGGAATGTTACATGTTAACTATCTAAAACGTTCGCAACAGATGCTAACAcacttacatatattataggTTTCAGAAGACTTCCATTCTGGTCTAAGAGACTTTCCAGCTaaacattgtatattttaacaagCCAAGTAACAccaattagaaaatattttatgaagataaAGGAGAAATACAAGAAGTGTTACATATCCTAttcataatactttttattttcaataaatattactatgTACATCGAAAATATTAACACTATTGGTGTCTAATTCAATTATtgcattaaatattcaattcacttTCCGCGCCATCTCGTAATATCTACACTTTACTTTCATTCTGAACGCCACCACTCCGTATACTTCGGAacaatcacataataattttggCATCTGAGCCCTACTGATACTCTGTAAAAACGTTTGATTATAATCATTGTAAGTGAGATTAATCGTAacagtatgttttaatttcacTATACATCTGtttatgttaaatgaataaGTCTTGTCTATCTAAATACGTGAGCAAGTTAGGCGGTGGCTAAATAAACACTTGTTCTGCAGCGAGCGCGTCCGCAAACGGCTTGACGACGCATCTTGTTGCGAAGTAGAATATTAAACCGAACGTTATGGAGATAGGCAATGCGGGTAGCGCCTTCTTGAGTATCGCTAGCAGTAACAATGTTAGGCACAGtccctgtaaaataaaataatgcattattacatgtaaaatataaaaaatcggtcaagtgcgagtcagactcgcaaaACTGAAGGCTTGCGAACACACATTGCAAAGAAAAACGACTTTCTAAACAAAACTAGTCACCTAGCAATTAAGTGGTCGTTAAAACTTTGCTTAAGCTAAATCCTTATCTATAGTAATTGTTTATAGATTATCTGTGAAAcattcaactgtctagctatgaCGTACAGACGGACAGGCAACAGTGTGCTTTTGACCCTTTGTGTTCCATTTTACCCAAAAACAATGAATACAGTGTACTCACAATTAGTATAGCTACAAAACACGCGAGTGTTGTATTCCAGTCTCCGTAAGAGCTGGCCTTGCCGACCAGCACGCTGTAGAATATGAAGTCGCCCAAACCGAGTTTGACGCCCTCTGTCAGGCAAACACGAAAACTATTAACGGGAGACATTCTTGCACTTGACAGTGTATTTATAAACCAAATCTACAGTACTCTCCAGTAAATGTGCAACATCAGGTACAAGATAGAACGACAGGTCATGCCAAGCCAGTGGCAGTTCCACATTGAATCATGGTATAGATGGTTACAGATAA
The Trichoplusia ni isolate ovarian cell line Hi5 chromosome 23, tn1, whole genome shotgun sequence DNA segment above includes these coding regions:
- the LOC113504764 gene encoding transmembrane emp24 domain-containing protein 5-like; the protein is MSFFAILLFTTIFYTQCSAQSIYVSDVNIRIEPGSKTCLYETGKAGQMMEVYFQVLDGQHGDLDISFQVIDPNNVTIVSHYKSPENSIIMDLIVGGDYSFCLDNTYSLMNSKLVFIYILLEDKIPEHDGEAEVTTVDTNGEEQGEELEWEGVDEHGEKYFLKVANIADSLSLTLSHVVKSRRLLDIYAATKSRDSYMAFEDTFIVDAWSAFQITLVLIVGMIQVYMIKKLFVCPNTGYKSVY
- the LOC113504763 gene encoding adipocyte plasma membrane-associated protein-like; its protein translation is MGFIFNFIKKIIKTTLKLSLYFVIFVTAIVLIPNLPPYTKFTSIELTPLQPRVGPLAPNSALNNAERSFKGKFLGPEAFQVSNGELYTSLATGEIVKISPGGHVTFVTKIGQPCTGLVHEHICGRPLGFQIDEAGKFMYVADAYHGIWKVDLKTDKKQLLVSPTAEIEKRTPKLFNSLALGKNGDFYWTDSTSDFHLKDGVLSLFADPSGRLFYYDAAKNTSKVLLDDLWFPNGVVLSPNNDFVVFTETSRFRIMKYYIAGPKKGQSEVFVDGLPGVPDNVRVLPDGSGVLVGLYMVYDEGHPILLRSLSATPAVRKFVARLHRLIEIPFEQLNKLYPHIIFEEIVYYIGHFKSLAAFSPGMAGLLQIDWNGNIVAGYYNTDGTLGHISDAIVYNDKLYTGCPHLQDFLGTVPVPPLLKKAFETTKTAPKVESKPLKAKPVDQPPKPKAEETRKVEQPKTQPKPKVEEKPKDESKPKQEKPVETKPKQEKPKEQRPVETKPKEQPKAPRPVEQVKPKVEEKKEAPKVTKPAASSPKPAQQPKPVEPAKPVEKAAPPAPPPPKPTPPPAKAEPAKVKPVQSQPKPSTPKPEVKTTTAKPTEKPTAPPQKAPPKEPKKEATKVKSEAPKPVENIPKPINEEIPSDTIKPTKESLRVIKKGGPTEIPVPNQ